One part of the Saprospiraceae bacterium genome encodes these proteins:
- a CDS encoding tetratricopeptide repeat protein: MKMKFANSKSIKIGNIKTVSSILVIFLFPFFVFTQQKGISPSTIVNNQKLIINNNYAVVVGISDYQDPGIPDLRFADKDAEAFANYLRSPAGGSLDNDHMKVLLNEKATMAQFGIALDWLMESAKEGDKVIIYFSGHGDVEKKTLTQPGFLLCWDAPARVYISGGAFALPMLQEVVSTISIQNKAKVMVITDACRSGKLAGSSVNGSQATASNLTKQFANEIKILSCQPNEYSIEGEQWGGGRGAFSYHLLDALYGMADSDADQWVNLYEVGRYLEDHVAKEVAPISQLPMVLGNRNERVTNVDPTLLASIKSGKKNQLEIFTSIESRGIEEEVLTELDTSLNNLYKLFKKSLNDKKYIKPEDACADFYYEKLIAEPKLTKLHSTLKRNYAAALQDEAQQVMNTMLKNGFTTEITSGIPVTELYKNYPAYLERASELLGKSHYLYSSLQARKYFFNAKIQKTRILAKENYLLAIQKQSDLPQAYVELISTCLPTEEDSAVIYASKAIGLVPNWVVPNIKLSRFYMNKLKNRLKAEELLNAAGILDSNSLLVWYQKGFFYFMQRDYQKSEYWLKKSVASNEEGICFPCAYNLMGNIYIETRQFDKAEAHFLKAIQLDSNYANALNRLGKIYYRTGRFKEAEEIFNRELKVAQNEREKASPFNELGNLYCESNRIKEGAEYYKKSMQADSTYDDPIFNLLHCYPIGITIKEGNELCNKLLYLDSMNTNNIENVAYFYARSNNLGLAEYYINKFVSSSKTSESFYSLTCVMSLLGKLDNAFDALEQAAKMGYDYHWMQKDEDLAPLRELPKWTEIMKKYYPDQMKSK; the protein is encoded by the coding sequence ATGAAAATGAAATTTGCAAATAGTAAATCAATTAAAATTGGGAATATAAAAACAGTATCGTCTATACTTGTAATATTTTTATTTCCATTTTTTGTTTTTACTCAACAAAAAGGAATATCACCTTCAACAATAGTTAATAATCAAAAATTAATAATCAATAATAACTACGCCGTTGTCGTTGGTATTTCGGATTATCAAGATCCTGGTATTCCCGACCTGCGGTTTGCGGATAAGGATGCAGAGGCATTTGCGAATTATTTAAGATCTCCTGCAGGTGGCTCATTGGATAATGATCATATGAAAGTATTGCTTAATGAAAAAGCTACGATGGCACAATTTGGAATTGCACTGGATTGGTTGATGGAATCCGCAAAGGAAGGAGATAAGGTTATTATCTATTTTTCAGGTCATGGAGATGTTGAAAAAAAGACACTCACTCAGCCGGGATTTTTATTGTGTTGGGATGCACCCGCAAGAGTCTATATATCGGGAGGTGCATTTGCACTGCCCATGTTGCAGGAAGTAGTATCTACTATTTCCATACAAAATAAAGCAAAAGTAATGGTGATTACCGATGCCTGTCGATCAGGAAAATTAGCAGGTAGTTCAGTAAATGGGTCTCAAGCAACCGCATCCAATCTGACTAAGCAATTTGCCAATGAAATTAAAATTCTTTCTTGTCAACCCAATGAATATAGCATTGAAGGTGAGCAGTGGGGAGGAGGACGTGGTGCTTTTTCATATCATCTTCTTGATGCATTGTATGGAATGGCAGATAGTGATGCGGATCAATGGGTAAATTTATATGAAGTGGGTCGCTATTTAGAAGACCACGTTGCTAAAGAAGTTGCACCTATTAGCCAATTGCCAATGGTACTTGGAAATCGCAATGAAAGAGTGACGAATGTTGATCCAACTTTATTAGCATCCATCAAGTCTGGAAAAAAGAATCAATTAGAAATTTTTACTTCGATAGAATCTAGAGGGATAGAAGAAGAAGTCTTGACTGAATTAGATACTTCCTTAAATAATTTGTATAAACTTTTTAAAAAATCATTGAATGATAAAAAATATATAAAGCCAGAGGACGCTTGTGCTGATTTTTATTATGAAAAATTAATTGCAGAACCTAAATTAACAAAATTGCATTCTACCTTAAAAAGAAATTATGCAGCTGCGTTACAAGATGAAGCACAGCAGGTGATGAATACCATGCTAAAAAACGGATTTACTACAGAAATAACTTCAGGAATTCCTGTAACAGAATTATATAAAAATTATCCTGCATATCTGGAGCGTGCATCAGAATTATTAGGAAAATCACATTATCTCTATTCAAGTTTGCAAGCGCGAAAATATTTTTTTAATGCTAAAATTCAAAAAACACGAATATTGGCTAAAGAAAATTATTTGCTTGCAATACAAAAGCAATCAGATCTACCGCAAGCTTATGTAGAATTAATTTCAACTTGTTTGCCTACTGAAGAAGATAGCGCTGTAATTTATGCAAGTAAAGCTATCGGGCTTGTTCCTAATTGGGTCGTTCCAAACATTAAACTTTCTAGATTTTATATGAACAAGTTAAAGAACAGATTGAAAGCTGAAGAATTATTAAATGCTGCAGGAATATTGGACTCTAATTCCTTATTAGTATGGTATCAAAAAGGCTTTTTTTATTTTATGCAGAGAGATTATCAAAAGTCAGAGTATTGGTTAAAAAAGTCAGTTGCCAGCAATGAGGAAGGAATCTGTTTTCCATGTGCATATAATTTAATGGGAAACATTTACATTGAGACACGTCAATTTGATAAAGCCGAAGCTCATTTTCTTAAAGCGATTCAATTGGATTCGAATTATGCAAATGCTTTAAACCGGCTTGGGAAAATCTACTACCGTACGGGAAGATTTAAAGAAGCTGAAGAAATTTTTAATAGAGAACTTAAGGTTGCCCAAAATGAGAGAGAGAAAGCTTCACCATTTAATGAATTAGGCAATCTATATTGCGAATCAAATAGAATTAAAGAAGGTGCCGAGTATTATAAAAAATCAATGCAAGCGGATTCAACTTATGATGATCCAATATTTAATTTATTGCACTGTTATCCTATTGGAATAACTATTAAGGAAGGAAATGAACTTTGCAATAAGTTGCTATATCTTGATTCAATGAATACAAATAATATTGAAAATGTAGCTTATTTCTATGCAAGATCGAATAACTTAGGTCTTGCAGAATATTACATTAATAAATTTGTATCATCGAGTAAGACTAGCGAATCTTTCTACTCTTTAACCTGTGTTATGAGTTTACTTGGCAAACTGGATAATGCTTTTGATGCCTTAGAACAAGCCGCAAAAATGGGGTATGATTATCATTGGATGCAAAAGGATGAAGACCTCGCACCATTAAGAGAACTTCCAAAGTGGACAGAAATAATGAAAAAATATTATCCGGATCAAATGAAAAGTAAATAA
- a CDS encoding tetratricopeptide repeat protein translates to MKDCIFLLVVTFYTLVVSGQQKMQNFQNVSIATEKNVDQHTEEYYLKEIKSNPESPVVYYNMGLYYSIKYQFDYAEAQYNKALQLDSTFALAYTRLAALFLVSGQMERAIAACEQALQMDTLSAQNYLNIGVVQFQNMKFDEAELSFLKGITLDSMNAEIYLNLGTLMMQVNRQTEAIFYLKKALQLNPKDPGSPYSLASIYSSQDNIEEGFNYLEIALKNGISFYDMLQVDVTLTSLRKNNIRWKALMEKHFPDKHKD, encoded by the coding sequence ATGAAAGATTGCATTTTTCTTCTGGTAGTAACTTTTTATACTTTAGTTGTTTCTGGTCAACAAAAAATGCAGAACTTTCAGAATGTAAGTATTGCTACAGAAAAAAATGTGGACCAGCATACAGAAGAATATTATTTGAAGGAAATAAAATCGAATCCAGAGAGCCCGGTCGTGTATTACAATATGGGTTTATATTATTCGATAAAATATCAATTCGATTATGCCGAAGCGCAATACAACAAAGCATTACAACTGGATTCAACTTTTGCTCTAGCTTATACAAGGTTGGCTGCTTTGTTTTTGGTATCAGGACAGATGGAAAGAGCAATTGCTGCTTGTGAGCAAGCCTTACAAATGGATACTTTATCTGCTCAAAATTATTTAAATATTGGTGTCGTGCAATTTCAAAATATGAAATTTGATGAAGCTGAATTGAGTTTCTTAAAAGGCATAACATTGGATTCCATGAATGCAGAAATATATTTGAATTTGGGAACACTTATGATGCAAGTCAATCGACAAACAGAAGCTATTTTTTATTTGAAAAAAGCATTACAACTCAATCCAAAAGATCCTGGATCCCCATATAGTTTAGCAAGTATTTATAGTTCTCAAGATAATATAGAAGAAGGATTCAATTATCTTGAAATAGCTTTAAAAAACGGAATATCATTTTATGATATGTTACAAGTAGATGTTACACTGACATCATTAAGAAAGAACAATATTAGATGGAAAGCATTAATGGAAAAACACTTCCCAGATAAACACAAAGACTAA
- a CDS encoding tetratricopeptide repeat protein, which translates to MKYIVLFLLLPFLAFSQIKPALPAGRGVSPILNSHNGSSGNTYAVVVGISDYQDPAIPDLRYADKDAEAFANYLRSPAGGSLDKDHLRLLTNSNATAGKVASALYWLVDESKEADQVIIYFSGHGDVERKFIGQPGFLLCWDSPFNVYMAGGSIELGMLQAVISTLTIEKKARVLMISDACHSGKLAGSNINGSQITNANLARQFGNEIKILSCQSNEYSLEGNQWGGGRGVFSYHLVNGLYGLANHNNDDKLNLKEISRYLEDYIPKEAAPEKQNPVIVGDKETNVSKIFPELLVTLSQNISREMPSFLPTENRGLEEDVLAGLDTNSRKIYFLFKKSLESKTFFEPANACADYYYEKLSKDDRLSRLHNSMRRNYAAALQDDAQQVITKLLKSDISEVMRISIQKYKFYPHYLEKASQLLGVEHYMYPVLQCRKEFFEGYLLARTFSKLSPAKSRMALSHYRNALQWQADFPLAKLMMGELFRYKLIALDSALFYTKSALEFNPTWLVACTNLASLYLIEFRDFEKSKLYLEQARNIDSSSALVPFYWGFYLNWLNKLAEAEQQFKNAIHLDSTFFSARLNLGGLYTNTNRYSEAEQEFLKCIQIDSSISSSFISLGYLYKVSGRYAEAEQEFKKAIQVDSTEYFPYRYLGEICKVAGRYAEGQFKKGVQVDSNNARAYYYLGKFYQDTLRFTEAEQQFNKAIQLDSSCSGCYSALANIYKDTRRYTEAEQQFNKAIQLDSSCAMCYFAMANIYKNTRRFSEAELYYKNSIQRGNKNALRYLGDLYLETKRTEEAKMSYEELLIESAKAPNSLLGMAIVYSRKGDIPKAFEYLQKSLEAGFTNIKRLEEDTDFSPLRDLPEWNALMKKYFPNMMKN; encoded by the coding sequence ATGAAATACATCGTCCTCTTTCTGTTGTTGCCATTTTTAGCTTTTTCGCAAATCAAACCTGCCTTGCCGGCAGGCAGGGGAGTTTCACCAATACTCAATAGCCATAATGGATCCTCTGGAAATACCTACGCCGTAGTCGTCGGCATCTCCGACTACCAGGATCCTGCAATCCCCGATCTGCGTTATGCAGATAAAGATGCGGAGGCATTTGCTAATTATTTAAGATCACCAGCAGGTGGTAGTTTGGATAAAGATCATTTGAGATTGTTGACCAACTCAAATGCAACTGCAGGTAAAGTTGCCTCCGCATTATATTGGCTGGTTGATGAAAGTAAGGAAGCGGATCAGGTAATCATATATTTCAGTGGACATGGAGATGTTGAACGAAAGTTTATCGGACAGCCAGGTTTTTTGCTTTGTTGGGATTCTCCTTTCAATGTTTATATGGCCGGAGGTTCTATTGAATTGGGTATGTTACAGGCAGTAATATCCACACTTACGATTGAGAAAAAAGCCAGAGTTTTGATGATATCCGATGCTTGTCATTCTGGTAAACTGGCAGGGTCAAACATTAATGGTTCGCAAATTACAAATGCCAATCTTGCCAGACAATTTGGAAATGAAATAAAAATACTATCCTGCCAATCCAATGAGTATAGTCTTGAAGGAAATCAATGGGGAGGCGGGCGTGGAGTTTTTTCTTACCACCTTGTAAATGGATTGTATGGTTTGGCAAATCATAATAATGATGACAAATTAAATTTAAAAGAAATCAGCAGGTATTTGGAAGATTACATTCCAAAAGAAGCAGCTCCTGAAAAGCAAAATCCAGTCATCGTTGGAGATAAGGAAACAAATGTATCCAAAATATTCCCAGAATTACTTGTGACCCTTAGTCAAAATATTAGCAGAGAGATGCCATCATTTTTACCAACTGAAAATCGCGGTTTGGAAGAAGATGTACTTGCTGGACTAGATACCAATTCTCGTAAAATATATTTCTTGTTTAAAAAATCTTTGGAGAGTAAAACATTTTTCGAACCTGCAAATGCGTGTGCAGATTATTACTACGAAAAACTATCAAAAGATGATAGATTAAGTAGGTTGCACAATTCTATGAGAAGAAATTACGCTGCTGCTTTACAGGATGATGCTCAACAGGTCATCACGAAGTTATTAAAGTCTGATATAAGTGAAGTAATGCGTATATCAATTCAAAAATACAAGTTTTATCCTCATTATCTTGAAAAAGCATCCCAATTGCTGGGGGTAGAACATTACATGTATCCTGTCTTGCAGTGTAGGAAAGAATTTTTTGAAGGCTACCTTTTAGCAAGAACGTTTTCAAAACTTAGTCCGGCAAAAAGCAGAATGGCATTGTCCCATTACCGAAATGCCCTTCAATGGCAAGCTGATTTTCCATTGGCAAAATTAATGATGGGTGAATTATTTAGATACAAACTAATAGCACTTGATTCTGCATTATTTTATACAAAAAGTGCACTGGAATTTAACCCTACCTGGTTGGTGGCTTGCACAAATTTGGCTAGTTTGTATTTAATTGAATTCCGCGATTTTGAAAAAAGTAAACTGTATTTGGAGCAGGCAAGAAATATAGATTCCAGCTCAGCTCTTGTTCCTTTTTATTGGGGTTTTTATTTGAATTGGCTTAATAAATTAGCAGAGGCTGAACAACAATTTAAAAATGCTATTCACCTGGATTCTACATTTTTCTCAGCTAGACTTAATCTTGGTGGTTTATATACTAACACTAATCGTTATTCAGAGGCAGAACAAGAATTTCTAAAATGCATTCAAATTGATTCGAGCATTTCATCTAGTTTTATTAGCTTAGGGTATCTTTATAAAGTCTCTGGACGCTATGCAGAAGCAGAGCAGGAGTTCAAAAAAGCTATTCAAGTTGATTCAACTGAATATTTTCCATACCGTTACTTAGGAGAAATTTGCAAAGTTGCTGGACGCTATGCAGAAGGGCAATTCAAAAAAGGTGTCCAAGTTGATTCAAACAATGCGCGAGCTTATTATTATCTTGGAAAATTTTACCAGGACACCCTCCGGTTTACAGAGGCAGAGCAGCAATTCAATAAAGCAATTCAACTCGATTCATCTTGTAGTGGGTGCTACTCTGCACTGGCAAATATTTACAAAGACACACGCCGGTATACAGAGGCAGAGCAGCAATTCAATAAAGCAATTCAACTCGATTCATCTTGTGCTATGTGCTACTTTGCAATGGCAAATATTTACAAAAACACACGCCGTTTTTCTGAAGCAGAACTATATTATAAAAATTCCATCCAACGTGGTAATAAGAATGCGCTGCGGTATTTAGGTGATTTATACCTCGAAACAAAAAGAACAGAGGAAGCAAAAATGAGCTATGAAGAGCTATTGATAGAATCAGCAAAAGCGCCCAACTCTTTACTTGGCATGGCAATCGTTTATTCTCGAAAAGGTGATATTCCAAAAGCATTTGAATATCTTCAAAAATCATTAGAGGCAGGTTTTACTAATATTAAGAGACTCGAAGAAGATACTGACTTTTCACCACTCCGCGATTTACCGGAATGGAATGCATTGATGAAGAAATATTTTCCTAACATGATGAAAAATTAG
- a CDS encoding ATP-binding protein produces the protein MFINRILIEEVQSKIGHGKAIIIMGPRQAGKSTLLAQLAKQTDRKYILLDCDESDIRSLLTNTTSTALKNLIGDATLVLIDEAQRVKNIGLTLKLFADKIKDVQIVVTGSSAFELSNEINEPLTGRKFEYLMLPLSTTEMARHHGILDEKRLLYNRLIFGMYPEVVSNPGKEVELLKGLSNSYLYKDIFTFHDVRKPEMIEQLLKALSLQVGNEVSYNELAKTIGSDQLTVQRYLNLLEKSFVVFRLPAYSRNLRNELTKSRKIYFYDNGIRNAILGNYALLPSRTDTGKLWENFLISERMKWLQRNRSYTLRYFWRTTESREIDYLEEFDGKLLAFEFKWNPDRKVTFPKPFLKAYPEAVTHLIHQENYFDFLNE, from the coding sequence ATGTTTATCAACAGAATCTTAATTGAGGAAGTCCAATCCAAAATTGGACATGGAAAGGCAATCATAATCATGGGGCCCAGACAAGCAGGGAAATCTACATTGTTGGCTCAACTGGCAAAGCAAACCGACCGAAAGTATATCCTCCTGGATTGCGATGAGTCAGACATACGTTCACTGTTGACAAATACCACATCAACTGCTCTGAAGAACCTGATTGGAGATGCCACCCTGGTTCTAATTGACGAAGCGCAACGCGTTAAAAATATCGGACTTACACTCAAGCTATTTGCTGACAAGATCAAAGATGTACAGATCGTGGTCACTGGATCTTCGGCATTTGAGTTGTCAAATGAAATCAATGAACCTCTAACAGGTCGCAAGTTTGAATACCTGATGCTTCCTCTTTCAACAACCGAAATGGCAAGGCATCATGGCATTCTAGATGAAAAACGATTGCTTTATAACAGGCTTATTTTTGGTATGTATCCGGAAGTAGTAAGCAATCCAGGTAAAGAAGTCGAACTTCTAAAGGGATTATCCAATAGTTATTTGTACAAAGATATTTTCACATTTCATGATGTGCGAAAACCCGAAATGATAGAGCAACTTCTCAAAGCGCTATCCCTTCAGGTCGGCAATGAGGTGTCATACAATGAATTAGCGAAAACTATTGGAAGTGATCAGTTGACCGTGCAGCGTTATCTGAATTTACTTGAAAAGTCCTTCGTGGTTTTTCGTCTGCCTGCTTATAGCAGAAACCTTCGAAACGAACTGACCAAAAGCCGCAAGATTTATTTTTATGATAATGGAATCCGAAACGCCATTCTTGGAAATTATGCATTACTTCCATCACGAACAGACACTGGTAAGCTTTGGGAAAATTTCCTCATCAGTGAAAGAATGAAATGGTTGCAAAGAAATCGATCCTACACACTCCGCTATTTTTGGCGAACCACCGAAAGCCGCGAAATTGATTACCTCGAAGAGTTTGATGGCAAACTCCTTGCTTTTGAATTCAAGTGGAATCCAGATCGAAAAGTCACATTCCCCAAACCATTCCTTAAAGCTTACCCTGAAGCAGTTACCCACCTTATTCATCAGGAAAACTATTTCGATTTTTTGAATGAATAA
- a CDS encoding caspase family protein: MRFHVLYRFLLFGSFLFPLLNGTAQQKKALVVAISNYPQNSGFRSINSVNDLPLIENALLKLGFKESDIKIIKEESATKKKIVSTLEDDFLNSLKPGDIAYFHFSGHGQQVQDLNSDELDGYDEALVPYDAFMEFVPGLYEGENHLLDDEIQVIFSKIRLKLGSKGHLLTTIDACHSGTSTRHIGCARGTDFPLEQEGYKKQLKLAKQDQNQSESSIVNETKMASMVSFFGSIASQLNYEIQAEDGKNYGALSYAFSKAMNSISAGSSYQQLFDRIRIIIGMHINNQIPEASGQLNQPILGGKFLGTPNYYLVKEWQNNNNVIVDAGFLNGITPGTIVGFYPPETRDPKNARPIAIGTVKESSGSSSKVEIPDGLRSEDCQQAWVIVKEENFGDLKIDLQLKGEFTFIDSTLFEELFALPYLNKVSENPDLILIEDNNDFALITKHDIQITRIKKTSSRNDLFYKLNAAITQFGQSQYIRKLTQENKQIKLVFDLLLVSRGGIKVSEIFSRDSLKDHLGNIKLKLGDVVKIQVTNTGTKPAYYTLLDIQPNNKTNVLFPKANESPADYYLSPGSNFIIPTSFIIEPPLGQELFKLIATRNPINLRPLAQRRSITQGSDKDQDPFEKLFSQSFYESKTRGATNASLPAGQVNIFSLHFLIEK; the protein is encoded by the coding sequence ATGCGATTTCATGTTTTATATAGATTTCTACTTTTTGGGAGCTTTCTATTCCCACTTTTAAATGGAACCGCACAACAAAAAAAAGCGTTGGTAGTGGCAATTTCAAACTATCCACAGAATTCAGGATTCAGGAGTATAAATTCGGTAAATGATCTTCCATTAATTGAAAATGCCTTATTGAAACTTGGCTTTAAAGAATCGGATATTAAAATTATAAAAGAGGAGTCTGCCACTAAGAAAAAGATAGTAAGTACTCTTGAAGATGATTTTTTAAATTCACTTAAACCAGGTGATATTGCCTATTTCCATTTTTCAGGACATGGTCAGCAAGTTCAAGATTTAAATAGCGATGAATTGGATGGATACGATGAAGCCCTGGTTCCATACGATGCTTTTATGGAATTTGTTCCGGGCCTATATGAAGGTGAAAACCATTTACTAGATGATGAAATACAGGTAATATTTTCAAAAATTCGTTTAAAGCTTGGTTCGAAAGGACATTTACTAACAACTATCGATGCCTGTCACTCGGGAACTTCAACTCGTCATATTGGCTGTGCCAGAGGCACTGATTTTCCGTTAGAGCAAGAAGGCTATAAAAAACAATTAAAATTAGCAAAGCAAGACCAAAATCAATCGGAATCGAGCATTGTAAATGAAACTAAAATGGCATCCATGGTCTCGTTTTTTGGTTCGATAGCATCTCAACTGAATTACGAAATCCAAGCAGAAGACGGCAAAAATTATGGCGCATTAAGTTATGCATTTAGCAAAGCAATGAATTCAATCAGTGCTGGCTCAAGTTACCAACAATTATTTGATAGAATCCGCATCATCATTGGAATGCATATAAATAATCAAATACCGGAGGCCTCCGGACAATTAAACCAGCCCATATTAGGTGGAAAATTTCTTGGAACCCCTAATTACTATTTAGTTAAAGAATGGCAAAATAATAATAATGTTATTGTAGATGCAGGATTTTTAAATGGCATTACACCTGGCACAATTGTTGGATTTTATCCTCCGGAAACCAGAGACCCAAAAAATGCAAGACCTATTGCAATTGGGACTGTAAAAGAATCCTCTGGCAGCAGTTCAAAAGTAGAAATTCCCGATGGCCTTCGTTCTGAAGATTGCCAACAAGCCTGGGTTATAGTAAAAGAAGAAAATTTTGGAGATCTTAAAATCGACCTGCAACTAAAAGGTGAATTTACTTTCATTGACTCAACACTTTTCGAGGAACTATTTGCATTGCCCTATCTTAATAAAGTTTCAGAGAATCCGGATCTAATTTTAATTGAAGACAACAATGACTTTGCGCTGATTACCAAACACGATATACAAATTACACGAATCAAAAAAACATCATCAAGAAACGACCTTTTTTATAAATTAAACGCAGCCATAACACAATTTGGTCAATCTCAATATATTCGAAAGTTAACACAGGAAAATAAACAAATAAAATTAGTTTTTGATCTATTGCTAGTTTCTAGAGGAGGAATTAAAGTTTCGGAAATATTTTCAAGAGATAGCCTTAAAGACCATTTAGGAAATATTAAATTAAAACTTGGGGATGTTGTAAAAATTCAAGTGACAAATACAGGTACGAAACCTGCATATTATACCTTACTAGACATACAACCAAATAATAAAACGAATGTTTTGTTTCCTAAAGCAAATGAATCTCCAGCAGACTACTATTTAAGTCCAGGATCAAACTTTATAATACCCACTTCATTTATAATTGAACCACCGTTAGGACAAGAATTATTTAAATTAATAGCTACAAGAAATCCAATAAATTTAAGACCGCTTGCTCAACGAAGAAGTATTACACAAGGATCTGATAAAGACCAGGACCCATTTGAAAAATTGTTTAGCCAAAGCTTTTATGAGTCTAAAACACGGGGTGCAACAAACGCTAGTTTACCGGCAGGACAGGTAAACATTTTTTCCTTACATTTTTTGATAGAAAAATAA